Proteins encoded by one window of Vitis vinifera cultivar Pinot Noir 40024 chromosome 10, ASM3070453v1:
- the LOC100852639 gene encoding linoleate 13S-lipoxygenase 3-1, chloroplastic-like isoform X1, translated as MAAEMVAGGAKIMGFSVLNLHSLNPSSKSFLQCHFRNQRSKLPLSPIWFSFGKKGRGMMHLRKRVRASVMALTEEPLIECGAEEQGVALKVVALVTVRKKHMERMKEMTLHWLDAFNSPTKGGVVLQLVSTQLDPKTLEPKLSNEAVLDWSKTLETTADRITYKVEFMVVNFGVPGAITVNNKYQEEFFLESITFEGLVHFACNSWVQPEKVNTKKRIFFVNKAYLPCQTPEGLKELREKELMELRGDGTGLRIPSDRIYDYDTYNDLGDPDKGVEYARPTLGGRQNPHPRRCRTGRPPTKNDVEAESREHAVTPIYVPRDEALGESKQEAFNVGKLKGVLRNMVPFLTATISTKDDVIKEYSGIDNLYKDRPLPKIKSQDEFLKKLSLQNILGKIREPIEEIFKFEPPKVISGYTLSSLRDDEFGRQAVAGINPLTIQRLEVFPPISKLDPSIYGPQESAIKEEHIIHHLDGMSVQQALNENKLFILDYHDIYLPFLNRINALDDRKAYGTRTLFFLTTVGTLKPIAIELSLPPTDPNCPLKQVLTPSVDATTSWLWQLGKAHVCSNDAGVHQLIHHWLRTHACIEPFIIAAHRQLSGMHPIFKLLKPHMRYTLKINALARESLINAGGNIESFFTPGKYCMEISCAAYRDWWRFDLEGLPADLIRRGVAVPDTTKVHGLRLLIEDYPYANDGLLIWSSIESLVQTYVNYYYSDAEMIESDTELQAWYNESRSVGHADLCHASWWPTLSTPNDLTSILTTIIWTVSGQHAAVNFGQYPYGGFIPARPPLMRQLVPKEHDPVYVDFIEDPQAYFLSSLPSLLQATKFMAVIEIISAHSPDEEYLGERKDLSTWSGDTEIIEAFYRFSVEIRRIEKEIEKRNADTSRRNRCGAGISPYKLLIPSSGPGVTSKGIPNSITV; from the exons ATGGCTGCAGAAATGGTTGCAGGAGGTGCAAAAATTATGGGGTTTTCCGTGCTGAACTTGCATTCTTTAAACCCTAGTTCAAAGTCTTTTCTTCAATGCCATTTCCGAAACCAGCGGAGCAAGCTTCCTTTGTCACCCATATGGTTTTCTTTCGGGAAGAAGGGAAGAGGAATGATGCATTTGAGGAAGAGGGTGAGAGCGTCTGTAATGGCTCTGACTGAGGAGCCTTTGATTGAATGTGGTGCAGAGGAGCAGGGTGTGGCACTCAAGGTTGTAGCTCTGGTGACTGTGAGGAAGAAACATATGGAGCGCATGAAGGAGATGACGCTCCATTGGTTGGATGCTTTCAATTCTCCTACAAAGGGGGGTGTCGTGCTGCAGCTTGTGAGCACTCAACTTGATCCAA AGACATTGGAGCCGAAGCTGAGCAATGAAGCAGTGTTAGACTGGTCCAAGACCCTAGAAACTACAGCTGATAGGATTACTTACAAAGTTGAATTTATGGTCGTGAACTTTGGTGTGCCAGGAGCCATCACAGTTAACAACAAATATCAGGAGGAGTTCTTCTTGGAAAGCATCACGTTTGAAGGACTTGTCCATTTTGCCTGCAACTCTTGGGTTCAACCAGAAAAGGTTAATACAAAGAAAAGGATCTTCTTTGTGAACAAG gcATATTTACCATGTCAAACACCGGAGGGCCTGAAAGAATTAAGAGAAAAGGAACTGATGGAACTAAGGGGTGATGGAACGGGACTCAGGATACCGTCTGATAGAATATATGACTATGATACGTACAATGATCTGGGGGATCCAGATAAGGGCGTTGAATATGCAAGGCCAACACTTGGAGGTAGGCAAAACCCACATCCCAGACGTTGCCGGACTGGACGTCCTCCTACAAAGAATG ATGTGGAAGCAGAGAGTCGAGAGCATGCTGTCACGCCAATTTATGTGCCTAGAGATGAAGCACTGGGGGAATCCAAGCAAGAAGCTTTCAATGTAGGGAAGTTGAAGGGAGTGCTCCGTAATATGGTTCCCTTTCTAACAGCTACCATCTCTACTAAAGATGATGTCATTAAGGAGTATTCAGGCATCGATAACCTCTATAAAGACAGGCCACTTCCTAAAATTAAGTCACAGGATGAATTTCTCAAGAAACTTTCATTGCAAAATATTCTTGGAAAAATCCGAGAGCccatagaagaaattttcaaatttgagcCTCCAAAGGTCATTTCTG GGTACACATTGAGCAGCTTGCGAGATGATGAATTTGGCCGTCAAGCAGTTGCGGGAATAAACCCTCTAACCATACAGAGGCTTGAG GTTTTCCCACCTATAAGCAAACTTGATCCCTCTATCTACGGTCCACAAGAGTCAGCAATCAAAGAGGAACATATTATACACCATCTAGATGGAATGTCTGTGCAACAG gcaCTCAATGAAAACAAGTTGTTCATACTGGACTATCACGACATTTATCTTCCATTTCTCAATCGGATAAATGCCCTTGATGACCGGAAAGCCTATGGAACACGCACGCTCTTCTTCCTGACCACAGTAGGAACTCTTAAGCCCATTGCAATTGAGCTCAGCCTTCCACCAACGGACCCAAATTGCCCGCTGAAGCAGGTTCTCACCCCTTCTGTCGATGCTACCACCAGTTGGCTTTGGCAACTTGGCAAAGCTCATGTCTGCTCAAATGATGCTGGTGTTCATCAACTTATTCACCACTG GTTGAGGACCCATGCATGCATTGAACCATTTATAATAGCAGCTCATCGGCAACTGAGTGGAATGCACCCTATCTTCAAGCTTCTCAAGCCCCACATGCGATATACGCTGAAAATAAATGCATTAGCTCGAGAGAGTCTCATCAATGCTGGAGGGAATATTGAGAGCTTCTTCACTCCTGGAAAATACTGTATGGAGATTAGTTGTGCTGCCTACCGAGATTGGTGGCGATTTGACTTGGAGGGCCTTCCAGCAGATCTCATTAGAAG AGGGGTGGCAGTACCAGACACAACCAAAGTCCATGGGTTAAGACTACTCATTGAAGACTATCCTTATGCCAATGATGGCCTCCTAATATGGTCTTCCATTGAGAGCTTAGTCCAGACCTACGTAAATTACTACTACTCAGATGCAGAAATGATTGAGTCTGACACAGAGCTCCAGGCCTGGTACAATGAGTCTAGAAGTGTGGGCCATGCGGATCTTTGCCATGCTAGCTGGTGGCCCACACTCTCCACTCCAAATGATCTTACATCCATTCTCACCACCATCATCTGGACTGTGTCAGGACAACACGCAGCAGTTAACTTTGGACAGTACCCATATGGTGGCTTCATCCCTGCACGTCCACCACTAATGCGGCAACTAGTGCCAAAGGAGCATGATCCTGTATATGTAGATTTTATTGAAGACCCGCAGGCTTACTTTCTGTCATCATTGCCAAGTTTGCTTCAAGCAACAAAGTTCATGGCTGTGATTGAAATAATCTCTGCACACTCACCCGATGAGGAGTATCttggagaaagaaaagacctgTCCACCTGGTCAGGTGACACTGAGATCATTGAAGCATTCTACAGATTCTCAGTGGAAATCAGAAGGATTGAGAAGGAGATTGAGAAAAGGAATGCTGATACAAGCCGTAGGAACAGATGTGGAGCTGGCATTTCACCATATAAGCTGCTTATACCAAGCTCAGGGCCCGGGGTTACTAGTAAAGGCATACCAAATAGTATAACAGTGTGA
- the LOC104878423 gene encoding serine/threonine/tyrosine-protein kinase HT1: protein MEDANSWIRRTKFSHTIFHRLDSTRLASFPLTISPERNSGLKSRPQRGSLNLKSEPSDPQGRRNAFTNKQRSLSPLPESKLSDEFKEARSDRKRFSTPVPRRKEHEKGIMGKLFSKDSQDPKASNSNKQSNTSPLRHLTSTKNHDKAKFRKEPSWIKYFDHGGGRVTAVEAADEWMADLSKLYLGLRFSHGAHSRLYHGVYEEQPVAVKVIMVPDEEENGALASKLEKQFNGEVSCLSRLHHQNVIKFVAAWRRPPVFVVITEYLSEGSLRAYLHKLEHKSLPLEKLITIALDIARGMEYIHSQGIIHRDLKPENVLVTKDFHMKIADFGIACEEAYCDSLADDPGTYRWMAPEMIKHKSYGRKVDVYSFGLILWEMVAGTIPYEDMAPIQAAFAVVNKNLRPVIPVDCPPAMRALIEQCWSLHPDKRPEFWQVVKVLEQFKSSLALDGTLNLVRYATCQDHKKGLLHWIQKLGPVHHNTSSMPKPKFT, encoded by the exons ATGGAAGACGCTAATTCTTGGATTCGAAGAACAAAGTTTTCTCATACTATTTTTCATAGGTTGGATTCGACAAGGTTGGCCTCCTTCCCTTTAACCATTAGCCCGGAAAGAAATTCGGGTTTGAAATCGAGGCCGCAGAGAGGTTCTCTAAATCTTAAATCGGAACCTAGTGATCCACAGGGTAGGAGAAATGCTTTTACAAACAAGCAGAGGTCTTTGTCGCCCCTCCCCGAATCCAAACTTTCTGATGAGTTTAAGGAAGCTCGGTCTGATCGGAAGAGGTTCTCCACTCCAGTTCCTCGAAGAAAGGAACACGAAAAAGGAATTATGGGCAAATTGTTTTCCAAAGATTCACAAGACCCCAAGGCAAGCAATTCAAATAAACAGTCCAATACTAGCCCTCTTAGGCACTTGACTTCTACCAAAAATCATGATAAAGCAAAGTTCAGGAAGGAGCCATCTTGGATAAAGTATTTCGATCATGGAGGGGGGAGGGTTACAGCTGTGGAAGCTGCAGATGAATGGATGGCTGATCTCTCTAAGTTGTATCTGGGGCTTAGGTTTTCTCATGGGGCCCATAGTCGATTATACCATGGGGTTTATGAGGAACAACCTGTTGCAGTGAAAGTTATCATGGTGCCAGATGAAGAGGAGAATGGGGCCTTGGCTTCTAAGTTAGAGAAGCAATTCAATGGGGAAGTCTCTTGTCTTTCTCGTCTCCACCATCAAAATGTCATAAAG TTTGTAGCAGCATGGAGAAGGCCACCTGTTTTTGTTGTCATCACGGAGTATCTTTCAGAGGGTTCATTGAGGGCATATTTGCACAAGCTTGAACATAAGTCTCTTCCCTTGGAGAAACTAATCACCATTGCCCTGGATATTGCTCGAGGAATGGAATACATCCATTCACAAGGCATCATTCATCGGGATCTCAAACCTGAGAATGTCCTTGTTACTAAAGACTTCCACATGAAAATTGCAGATTTTGGGATAGCTTGTGAAGAAGCATATTGTGATTCTCTGGCTGATGATCCAGGGACTTATCGATGGATGGCTCCTGAAATGATCAAACATAAGTCATATGGACGGAAGGTTGATGTGTACAGTTTCGGACTTATCTTATGGGAAATGGTGGCTGGAACTATCCCTTATGAGGATATGGCACCCATCCAAGCTGCTTTTGCTGTAGTGAATAAG AACTTAAGACCCGTGATTCCAGTTGACTGTCCCCCTGCCATGCGAGCTCTGATTGAGCAATGTTGGTCCTTGCATCCAGATAAGAGACCTGAGTTTTGGCAGGTTGTGAAGGTATTAGAGCAATTTAAGTCTTCACTTGCTCTTGATGGAACCCTGAACCTGGTACGATATGCAACTTGTCAAGATCATAAGAAAGGCCTTCTTCATTGGATACAAAAGCTGGGTCCCGTGCATCATAATACTTCATCCATGCCTAAACCTAAATTCACATGA
- the LOC100852639 gene encoding linoleate 13S-lipoxygenase 3-1, chloroplastic-like isoform X2: MAAEMVAGGAKIMGFSVLNLHSLNPSSKSFLQCHFRNQRSKLPLSPIWFSFGKKGRGMMHLRKRVRASVMALTEEPLIECGAEEQGVALKVVALVTVRKKHMERMKEMTLHWLDAFNSPTKGGVVLQLVSTQLDPKTLEPKLSNEAVLDWSKTLETTADRITYKVEFMVVNFGVPGAITVNNKYQEEFFLESITFEGLVHFACNSWVQPEKVNTKKRIFFVNKAYLPCQTPEGLKELREKELMELRGDGTGLRIPSDRIYDYDTYNDLGDPDKGVEYARPTLGGRQNPHPRRCRTGRPPTKNGYTLSSLRDDEFGRQAVAGINPLTIQRLEVFPPISKLDPSIYGPQESAIKEEHIIHHLDGMSVQQALNENKLFILDYHDIYLPFLNRINALDDRKAYGTRTLFFLTTVGTLKPIAIELSLPPTDPNCPLKQVLTPSVDATTSWLWQLGKAHVCSNDAGVHQLIHHWLRTHACIEPFIIAAHRQLSGMHPIFKLLKPHMRYTLKINALARESLINAGGNIESFFTPGKYCMEISCAAYRDWWRFDLEGLPADLIRRGVAVPDTTKVHGLRLLIEDYPYANDGLLIWSSIESLVQTYVNYYYSDAEMIESDTELQAWYNESRSVGHADLCHASWWPTLSTPNDLTSILTTIIWTVSGQHAAVNFGQYPYGGFIPARPPLMRQLVPKEHDPVYVDFIEDPQAYFLSSLPSLLQATKFMAVIEIISAHSPDEEYLGERKDLSTWSGDTEIIEAFYRFSVEIRRIEKEIEKRNADTSRRNRCGAGISPYKLLIPSSGPGVTSKGIPNSITV; encoded by the exons ATGGCTGCAGAAATGGTTGCAGGAGGTGCAAAAATTATGGGGTTTTCCGTGCTGAACTTGCATTCTTTAAACCCTAGTTCAAAGTCTTTTCTTCAATGCCATTTCCGAAACCAGCGGAGCAAGCTTCCTTTGTCACCCATATGGTTTTCTTTCGGGAAGAAGGGAAGAGGAATGATGCATTTGAGGAAGAGGGTGAGAGCGTCTGTAATGGCTCTGACTGAGGAGCCTTTGATTGAATGTGGTGCAGAGGAGCAGGGTGTGGCACTCAAGGTTGTAGCTCTGGTGACTGTGAGGAAGAAACATATGGAGCGCATGAAGGAGATGACGCTCCATTGGTTGGATGCTTTCAATTCTCCTACAAAGGGGGGTGTCGTGCTGCAGCTTGTGAGCACTCAACTTGATCCAA AGACATTGGAGCCGAAGCTGAGCAATGAAGCAGTGTTAGACTGGTCCAAGACCCTAGAAACTACAGCTGATAGGATTACTTACAAAGTTGAATTTATGGTCGTGAACTTTGGTGTGCCAGGAGCCATCACAGTTAACAACAAATATCAGGAGGAGTTCTTCTTGGAAAGCATCACGTTTGAAGGACTTGTCCATTTTGCCTGCAACTCTTGGGTTCAACCAGAAAAGGTTAATACAAAGAAAAGGATCTTCTTTGTGAACAAG gcATATTTACCATGTCAAACACCGGAGGGCCTGAAAGAATTAAGAGAAAAGGAACTGATGGAACTAAGGGGTGATGGAACGGGACTCAGGATACCGTCTGATAGAATATATGACTATGATACGTACAATGATCTGGGGGATCCAGATAAGGGCGTTGAATATGCAAGGCCAACACTTGGAGGTAGGCAAAACCCACATCCCAGACGTTGCCGGACTGGACGTCCTCCTACAAAGAATG GGTACACATTGAGCAGCTTGCGAGATGATGAATTTGGCCGTCAAGCAGTTGCGGGAATAAACCCTCTAACCATACAGAGGCTTGAG GTTTTCCCACCTATAAGCAAACTTGATCCCTCTATCTACGGTCCACAAGAGTCAGCAATCAAAGAGGAACATATTATACACCATCTAGATGGAATGTCTGTGCAACAG gcaCTCAATGAAAACAAGTTGTTCATACTGGACTATCACGACATTTATCTTCCATTTCTCAATCGGATAAATGCCCTTGATGACCGGAAAGCCTATGGAACACGCACGCTCTTCTTCCTGACCACAGTAGGAACTCTTAAGCCCATTGCAATTGAGCTCAGCCTTCCACCAACGGACCCAAATTGCCCGCTGAAGCAGGTTCTCACCCCTTCTGTCGATGCTACCACCAGTTGGCTTTGGCAACTTGGCAAAGCTCATGTCTGCTCAAATGATGCTGGTGTTCATCAACTTATTCACCACTG GTTGAGGACCCATGCATGCATTGAACCATTTATAATAGCAGCTCATCGGCAACTGAGTGGAATGCACCCTATCTTCAAGCTTCTCAAGCCCCACATGCGATATACGCTGAAAATAAATGCATTAGCTCGAGAGAGTCTCATCAATGCTGGAGGGAATATTGAGAGCTTCTTCACTCCTGGAAAATACTGTATGGAGATTAGTTGTGCTGCCTACCGAGATTGGTGGCGATTTGACTTGGAGGGCCTTCCAGCAGATCTCATTAGAAG AGGGGTGGCAGTACCAGACACAACCAAAGTCCATGGGTTAAGACTACTCATTGAAGACTATCCTTATGCCAATGATGGCCTCCTAATATGGTCTTCCATTGAGAGCTTAGTCCAGACCTACGTAAATTACTACTACTCAGATGCAGAAATGATTGAGTCTGACACAGAGCTCCAGGCCTGGTACAATGAGTCTAGAAGTGTGGGCCATGCGGATCTTTGCCATGCTAGCTGGTGGCCCACACTCTCCACTCCAAATGATCTTACATCCATTCTCACCACCATCATCTGGACTGTGTCAGGACAACACGCAGCAGTTAACTTTGGACAGTACCCATATGGTGGCTTCATCCCTGCACGTCCACCACTAATGCGGCAACTAGTGCCAAAGGAGCATGATCCTGTATATGTAGATTTTATTGAAGACCCGCAGGCTTACTTTCTGTCATCATTGCCAAGTTTGCTTCAAGCAACAAAGTTCATGGCTGTGATTGAAATAATCTCTGCACACTCACCCGATGAGGAGTATCttggagaaagaaaagacctgTCCACCTGGTCAGGTGACACTGAGATCATTGAAGCATTCTACAGATTCTCAGTGGAAATCAGAAGGATTGAGAAGGAGATTGAGAAAAGGAATGCTGATACAAGCCGTAGGAACAGATGTGGAGCTGGCATTTCACCATATAAGCTGCTTATACCAAGCTCAGGGCCCGGGGTTACTAGTAAAGGCATACCAAATAGTATAACAGTGTGA